The window GAGGTGCAGACCGGTCCGGATTGGGCGACCGCCCGACTGGACGTGCGGGCCGAGGGTGCCGGCTGGGCGCGTGCCGTGCGGCTGGAGCTGGCCGCGGGCCGCTGGCGGGTGACCGCTTCTGAACAGGGCGATCTAGACGCGGAACTGACCAGAAACGGTCACGCGCGGGCCGGCTTACCCGGGTGCGACGACCCGGATCTGTTGTATGGCGCGTTCGATGTCGGGCTGGGCGGATCGTCGCTCTTCGCCACCTTGCCGATCCGGCGACTCGGGCTGCTCGACTCGTCCGAGGCCGCGGCGGCCGGTGTGTCGCATCGGCTGAGTGTGGCCTGGGTCCTGGTGCCGAGCCTGGAAGTGGTGCAGGCGGACCAGATCTACACGCCACTGGGCGATGGGCGGGTGCGGTTCGCCGACGAGACCACGAGCGTCGACCTGATCTGCGACGACGAGGGGTTCGTGGCGGACCGGCCGGGGCTGGCCCGTCGGGTCACAGCTTCTGCTTGATCCAGCTGACGCAGGCCTTGTCGACGGTCTTGAAGGGCTTGTCGAGGGCGACCTGTGCGGCGACGTCGAGCTCCAGACCTTCACGCAGGACCAGTGAGACGAAGTTGAACATCTTGTCCTCGCCGAACTTCTCGGCGATGCAGCCCACCCCGAAGTGCCCGGTGGCGTAGAGCCGCGCGACGGTCAGGTCGTCGGATTCATCGGTGAGCGGCGGCAACGCGATCGTCTTGACCGCGCCGCGGCGGGCCTGGATGTAGCGGAGCGCGTCCCGGCTGTAGCTGTTCTGCGGCTTGCTGGGCTGGTAGCCGATGTACTCGGCGACGCCCTCGATCAGCCACAGATCGTCCTCGTCGTCCCAGTTGCGGTTGTCGTTGAGGGTGACGGCGTGGCCCATCTCGTGCTGGATGATCTCGGTGACCTCACGGTTGCTGCCGGACATCGCCTCGCCCGCTTTCACCACGATGTCGCTGCCGATGCCGTTGAGCGGCAGGTGGTACGCGACCGACCAGTTCGGGGCCATGCCCGAGTACCAGTTCTTCCAGCCCTTGTCGTCGGCGAGGTAGATCCGGTACTTCTTCTGCTCGTTGTGGAGCCGGGTGCCGTACCGGTCGGCGACCGCGGCCGCTTTCTCCGCCAGCGGCAGGGTCCGACGCACGTTCTCGGCCTGCGATTTCGGGCCGGCCACGATCACCCTCCGGCCCTGAGCGACGGTCAGCGCGGCATTCTCCCAGGGGGCCGGTTGCAGGTAGTTCTGGACGCCGGCGCCGGCCATCGCGGTGATCGTGTAGGAGCCGTTCCGCGGTGTCCAGGTGAGTGTGTTGATCATCGCGGGGGCGCCGGCTCCGGGGTCGGAGCGGTGGGCCGGGCAGTCGACGCCGCTGAAGCAGTAGTTGAGGTCGACCCGGACCTTCATCGTGGTGCCGGCCATCTTCGGCTCACCGTCGATGGTCAGGTCGGCGGCGGTGACCTCGAGCGCCCGCAGGTTCTGGAAGATCGTCCGGTAGCGGCCCTGCAGCTTCGGGTCGACCGGGGCGAGCCAGCCCGCTTCGTCGCCCTTGACCAGTGCCTGGGCTTGCGCGTCGATCAGCGCGTTGACCTGCTCGAGCGGGGTCGGCGGGGTGGCCGAGGCGGAGGGCGTGACCGAGGCCGACGGGACCGGGGTGGCGGTGGCGGGCTCCGGCCGGTCCGGCCAGAAGATCACCGCGCCGGCACCGGCGGCGAGCGCCAGCACGGCTAGTCCAGCGATCAGCGCCGAGGGCCGTCGCGGCGCAGGCGACGCATCGGCGACGAAGCCGGGCGGCACCTCGGTGACAAGGCCGGGAGGCGCCTCGGCGACGAGGCCGGGATCGGGCTCGGGGTCCGCCTCGGAGGAGGACTCGACAGACTGCTCGGGAGACGTCTCAGCCGACGGCTCGGGCAGCGACTCAGCCTGTGGCGACTCATCCATGACCGAGGATCTAACCACCTGTTTCGACGGTCCTCTATCCCATTTCGGCCCAGCGATCAGACGCGTTGTGTGATCCAGCTGACGCATGCCTTGTCGACGGTCTTGAAGGGCTTCCCGAAGGCTGTTCGCGAGGCCGGATCGAGGTCCTGACCCTCCTGGATCACCTGTTTGACGAAGACGAGCATCCGAGCCCGTCCGTACCTGTCGGCCAGGCAACCGACCGCGTAGTGCCCGGTGGCATAGAGGGTGCTGACCGTCAGATCGTCCGATTCGTCAGTGAGCTCCGGCCGCACGATCGACTTGATCGGACCGTGCTCGTCGAACCAGGACCGCAGCGAGTACCGGCTCTCGGTGTTCTGTGGTTTTCCGGGGAAGAACCCGATGTACTCGGCGACGCCCTCGATGAGCCACAGGTCCTCGTCCTGATCCCAGTTTCGGGACGGGACCATGGTGACGGCGTGCGCCATCTCGTGCTGGACGGTGATGGCGAGCTGGCGATCGGAGTCGAGCACGTCACCGGCTTTGAGGACGATGTCGCTACCGGTCTGGTTCAGGGCGATGTGATAGCCGATGACCCATTTCGAGAGCTGGCCGCCGTACCACTGCTTCCAGGTCTTGTCGTCGGCGAGATAGACCCGGTAGCGAGCCGGCGGCTCGGTGCTGAAACGGTCGACGATCTTCGCGGCCTTCTCGGCCGCGGTGAGCACGCGTTGGAGGTTCTTCGCCTGGCCGGGCGGTCCGGCGACGATGACCCGCTCGCCGCGGGCGAAACGCAGTTCGGTGTTCTCCCACGGGGTCGGCTGGAGTGGGTTCTCGTCCTTGATGTCGGCGATCCCGGTGACCACGTACCCGCCGTCACGCCGGGTCAGGGTCAGCTCGTAGAGGACCTTCGGCGGGCCGCGGCCGACCGAGTCGTCCCAGGCCGGGCAGGCCGCGTCGCTGAGGCAGTAGCTCAGCATGAACCGGGCGTCGACCGCGCTCGTGGTGCTCCCGCCGAGGATCTCCACACCGTACTCGGCCCGGCTGATCTCCAGGTTGCGCAGGTTTCGGTAGATGGCCCGGTAGCGTTTCCGCGCCGCCGGGTCGACCGGCGCCAACCAACCCGCCTCGTCACCGCTGAGTAGCGCGTCGACCTGCCCCTGAAGGGCGAACCGGACATCCCGCTCGATCACGGTCGACGGGTCGGGCGCCACGACGGGGGCGGCGGTCGCCGGCTTCGGTCGCTGCGGCTGCGGCCAGAAGACCACGCTGACGGAGGAGACGGCGAGCAGCATCACCCCGAAGGCGCCGAACGCCCGCGCCACCCAATCCCTACCCGATCGATGATCGAGGTCATCCTCCACGAGCCGGATCTAATCACGGCCCGTCGATGGATGTCAGCCCGGCCAGTCGCCGCCGTCCATGAATCGCTCAATCACCCTGGAGTAAGGGGACAATTCGAGCCCCTGGGCGGCCACCCAGTCATCGGAGTAGTAGGTGTCGGCGTACCGTTCGCCGCCGTCGCAGATCAACGTCACCACCGATCCGGTACGGCCGGCCGCGCGCATCTCGGCGATCAGCCGGAACGCGCCCCACAGGTTGGTACCTGTCGACCCGCCGAGCCGCCGGCCCAGTGTGGCCGACCCGGCCCGCATCGCGGCGAGGGACGCGGCGTCCGGCACGTGGATCATGCGGTCCACCACGGACGGCAGGAACGACGGCTCCACCCGGGGCCGGCCGATCCCTTCGATGCGCGAGCCCCGGCCGGTCACCGTGGTCCAGTCGCCGGCAAGGTAAGCCTGCCAGAACGCCGACCCCTCGGGATCGACAACGCAGACTCTGGTGTCGAGACGCCGATACCGTGCGTAGCGGCCGATGGTGGCGCTGGTGCCACCGGTGCCGGCACCGACGACGACCCAGGCCGGGACCGGGTGCCGTTCCAGAGCGAGCTGGCTGTGGATGGATTCGGCGATGTTGTTGTTGCCACGCCAGTCGGTGGCCCGCTCGGCGTACGTGAACTGGTCCATGAAGTGCCCACCGAGGTCGGCGGCGAGTCGCCGGGCCTCCGGAACCACCTGGGTCGCCTCGCCGACCAGATGACATCGGCCGCCCTGGAACTCGATCAGCGAGACCTTCTCCGGCGACGTGGAGGCCGGCATCACGGCGATGAACGGCAGACCGAGCATCCGGGCGAAGTATGCCTCACTGACCGCGGTCGACCCGGAGGACGCCTCGACGACCGTGGTCTGCGGGCCGATCCAGCCGTTGCACAGCGCGTACAGGAACAGCGATCGGGCCAGCCGATGCTTGAGCGAGCCGGTGGGGTGCGACGACTCGTCCTTGAGGTAGAGGTCGATGCCCCAGCTGATCGGCAGTGGGTAGGGCAGCAGGTGGGTGTCGGCGGAGCGGTTGGCGTCCGCCTCGACCAGGGCGATCGCGTCGCGGGCCCAGTCGCGGGCCACGTTGTCCGAGCGGTCGAGCTTGGTGGGTTCCATCCCCGACCTCAGCCCAGACCGGGCTGCGGGCGGTTCTCCCACTTCGTGGAGAGGGCGATCGCGGTCCGGGTCGAGGCGACACCCGGTGTCCGGTTTATTCGCACGATCAACTGCTCCAGTTCCGCGATCGTGCCGACTCGCACGGTGAGCTGATAGGACTCGACGCCGGCCATGAAATAGCAGCTCTCCACCTCGGGCATGGCACGGACCGCGGCGAGGACGTCGTCGGTGTCGGCGCCGGAGTCC of the Actinoplanes sichuanensis genome contains:
- a CDS encoding Lrp/AsnC family transcriptional regulator, producing MDSIDLRLIDLLRENARSSYAELARKVGLSAPAVHERVGKLETAGTIRGYRADIDHEAIGLGVTALIGIIEDSGADTDDVLAAVRAMPEVESCYFMAGVESYQLTVRVGTIAELEQLIVRINRTPGVASTRTAIALSTKWENRPQPGLG
- a CDS encoding L-cysteine desulfhydrase Cds1 is translated as MEPTKLDRSDNVARDWARDAIALVEADANRSADTHLLPYPLPISWGIDLYLKDESSHPTGSLKHRLARSLFLYALCNGWIGPQTTVVEASSGSTAVSEAYFARMLGLPFIAVMPASTSPEKVSLIEFQGGRCHLVGEATQVVPEARRLAADLGGHFMDQFTYAERATDWRGNNNIAESIHSQLALERHPVPAWVVVGAGTGGTSATIGRYARYRRLDTRVCVVDPEGSAFWQAYLAGDWTTVTGRGSRIEGIGRPRVEPSFLPSVVDRMIHVPDAASLAAMRAGSATLGRRLGGSTGTNLWGAFRLIAEMRAAGRTGSVVTLICDGGERYADTYYSDDWVAAQGLELSPYSRVIERFMDGGDWPG
- a CDS encoding putative glycolipid-binding domain-containing protein, with the translated sequence MPLPIAVFWERSDVSGAEHALLEARDGLYAQGTLLAAAPVPFACRYEVQTGPDWATARLDVRAEGAGWARAVRLELAAGRWRVTASEQGDLDAELTRNGHARAGLPGCDDPDLLYGAFDVGLGGSSLFATLPIRRLGLLDSSEAAAAGVSHRLSVAWVLVPSLEVVQADQIYTPLGDGRVRFADETTSVDLICDDEGFVADRPGLARRVTASA